One genomic region from Listeria monocytogenes encodes:
- a CDS encoding YqeG family HAD IIIA-type phosphatase: protein MLKQFSPDKMLNTPFGITAAQLRKMGKTTILTDLDNTLLAWDQLDATDEVINWFTILKEEGIKVMIFSNNNEERVARVAKAIDVPYLARAKKPLGANFRWALKEMDATPEETVMIGDQIMTDIFGGNRQKLTTIFVRPVKQTDGMATKLNRMMESVILKRLAKKNQIKWEESL, encoded by the coding sequence GTGTTAAAGCAATTCTCACCAGATAAAATGTTGAATACTCCATTTGGAATAACAGCAGCGCAACTTCGCAAAATGGGAAAGACTACTATTTTGACAGATCTTGATAATACGCTGCTTGCATGGGATCAACTAGACGCAACGGATGAAGTTATCAACTGGTTTACTATATTGAAAGAAGAAGGAATCAAAGTAATGATTTTTTCTAACAATAACGAAGAACGAGTTGCTCGTGTGGCAAAAGCAATTGATGTTCCTTATTTAGCGCGGGCAAAAAAGCCCTTAGGCGCTAATTTTCGCTGGGCATTAAAAGAAATGGATGCGACACCAGAAGAAACTGTGATGATTGGGGATCAAATTATGACAGATATATTCGGTGGAAACCGTCAAAAATTAACAACTATTTTTGTTCGCCCTGTAAAACAAACAGATGGTATGGCGACAAAATTAAATCGAATGATGGAAAGCGTTATTTTAAAACGATTAGCAAAGAAAAACCAAATTAAGTGGGAGGAATCACTTTGA
- a CDS encoding nicotinate-nucleotide adenylyltransferase: MKHKVGILGGTFDPPHLAHLRMAEEAKKQLELEKILFLPNKIPPHKHISGMASSNERVEMLQLMIEGIDSFEIDTRELMRTGKSYTYDTMRDMISEQPDTDFYFIIGGDMVEYLPKWYHIDDLVKMVTFVGVNRPLYQPEVPYDVVKIDMPKTTISSTEIRNDIEHAEAFLPEKVWSYIKEHQLYGKK, translated from the coding sequence ATGAAACATAAAGTCGGTATCTTAGGTGGGACGTTTGATCCGCCGCATTTAGCACACCTCCGCATGGCAGAAGAGGCCAAGAAGCAACTGGAGTTAGAGAAAATTCTTTTTCTACCTAATAAAATTCCGCCTCATAAACATATCAGTGGTATGGCTTCAAGTAATGAGCGTGTAGAAATGCTTCAATTAATGATAGAAGGTATAGATTCTTTTGAAATTGATACACGCGAACTCATGCGCACGGGAAAGTCCTATACGTATGATACAATGCGTGATATGATAAGCGAACAGCCGGATACAGATTTTTATTTCATTATCGGCGGAGACATGGTAGAATATTTGCCAAAGTGGTATCATATAGATGACTTAGTAAAAATGGTGACCTTCGTTGGGGTGAATCGCCCACTTTATCAACCAGAAGTTCCGTATGATGTCGTTAAAATCGACATGCCGAAAACAACAATTTCTTCCACAGAAATTAGGAATGATATCGAACACGCTGAAGCCTTTTTACCAGAAAAAGTATGGTCATATATAAAGGAGCATCAACTTTATGGAAAGAAATGA
- a CDS encoding class I SAM-dependent DNA methyltransferase, with amino-acid sequence MSYEYFPGFYDRLMDSELYDEWLEFSADFIGDAPKKVLDLACGTAEFALRLSFSGHQVTGVDLSKEMVAVAKEKVAAAEIDLPIIEQDMSKLALKQTFDVVTCFCDSLNYLETEQALEATIQAVSAHLEPNGLFLFDVHSVFKIEQGFKDYSYGDSDEEISTIWNSFPGEHPHSIEHELTFYILGEDDTYNRVDELHKERTYPIATYENLLKKFGFTKIDIYADFSHEKPNKTSERIFFAARK; translated from the coding sequence ATGAGTTACGAATATTTTCCAGGTTTCTATGATAGATTAATGGATTCCGAACTTTATGATGAATGGCTAGAATTTTCTGCTGATTTTATTGGAGATGCGCCTAAAAAAGTACTTGATTTGGCTTGTGGAACAGCTGAATTCGCGCTACGATTAAGTTTTTCCGGTCATCAAGTTACTGGTGTAGATTTATCAAAAGAAATGGTTGCAGTTGCTAAAGAAAAAGTAGCGGCAGCTGAAATCGATTTACCGATTATAGAACAAGATATGTCCAAATTAGCATTAAAGCAAACGTTTGATGTAGTTACATGCTTCTGTGATTCACTTAATTATTTGGAAACAGAACAAGCTCTTGAAGCTACGATTCAAGCAGTTTCAGCGCATTTAGAACCAAATGGTTTGTTTTTATTTGACGTACATTCCGTCTTTAAAATAGAGCAAGGGTTTAAAGATTATTCTTATGGAGATAGCGATGAAGAAATTTCGACGATTTGGAATTCATTTCCTGGTGAACATCCACACTCCATCGAACATGAACTTACCTTCTATATTTTAGGCGAAGATGATACATATAACCGTGTGGATGAACTTCATAAAGAGCGGACCTATCCGATTGCTACTTATGAAAATTTGTTAAAAAAATTTGGTTTTACGAAAATTGATATTTATGCTGATTTCAGTCATGAAAAACCCAATAAAACGAGCGAAAGAATCTTTTTCGCAGCAAGAAAGTAA
- a CDS encoding ComE operon protein 2, whose translation MQRIAWDQFFMAQSHLISSRSTCTRLMVGATIVRDKRIIAGGYNGSIAGGDHCAEHGCYVVDGHCIRTIHAEMNAILQCAKFGATTDKAELYVTHFPCLACTKSIIQAGIKKVYFAKDYKNHPYALELFNIAGVELQKVEFDESVLQVNNWNGEKMHTLVKEAAVEVNIDPEKAEQLYQSISEKLN comes from the coding sequence GTGCAAAGAATCGCATGGGATCAGTTTTTTATGGCGCAAAGTCATCTAATATCATCAAGGAGCACGTGTACACGCCTAATGGTAGGTGCGACGATAGTTCGAGATAAACGTATTATAGCGGGCGGATATAATGGCTCCATCGCTGGTGGCGATCATTGTGCAGAACACGGCTGTTATGTTGTAGACGGTCACTGCATCCGAACAATACATGCAGAGATGAACGCGATTTTACAATGTGCTAAATTTGGTGCTACGACAGATAAAGCAGAATTATATGTCACACATTTCCCTTGTCTTGCTTGTACAAAATCCATTATTCAAGCAGGAATAAAGAAAGTGTATTTCGCTAAAGACTACAAAAATCATCCGTACGCTCTAGAATTATTTAACATTGCTGGCGTCGAATTACAAAAAGTCGAATTTGATGAATCTGTTCTCCAAGTAAACAATTGGAACGGGGAAAAAATGCATACTTTAGTAAAAGAAGCCGCAGTGGAAGTAAATATCGACCCAGAAAAAGCAGAACAACTTTATCAAAGCATCTCAGAGAAATTAAACTAA
- a CDS encoding DNA internalization-related competence protein ComEC/Rec2, with the protein MLVLAIVCANFTSSIVPICICLLGLIAFIKKSKIILLFVLIYLLTYSFLFVVEKFNASSFTATEYSGNCQIIDNLKIDGDSFQAFVRCEKEKFQLSYKITTEEEQQKLKKLHYGQFISVYANVETPSIHRNQNQFNYQTYLKNQNVHYILRASNLAISEHFSPSFLMRLQNIRLKIITHLTEKISSTISPYCLALISGEKNGFSPEMYEVYQQMGVVHLLAISGLHVNLLIGAIYFLLLKFGITRERAITCLLVFLPFYVILTGANPPVIRAATMTALLLLSEKYTTKWSSFSAICLSFILFFLLQPYVMKEVGFQLSYTVSFGIILSSRQILAQQQNAFTKSLSISFISTIMSSVVMMYHFYSFSWVGIFFNLIYVPIFTIIILPGCLTVFVLSFFSAEIFHFPEVVLTFFIQLVEKLTYIFAKIPHQTIVTGRPNILILMLIIITIIIFFNQWQKKKFPFGILICFCFLCYFSSFNFSGKVSFIDVGQGDSILIQLPYNQGNYLIDTGGQLPFEKEAWAKKRKPFTIGESTLTPVLKSKGINSLDKVIITHSDADHMEGLDDLQKNITINELIYAKGAENKPIMKEALAAMPKVKQTIILAGAKWQIGENSFECLYPDKAGEGGNDDSIVLKAVLDDKVWLFTGDLEANGEMGISEQPIKADILKVGHHGSKTSSSKEFIQKVKPTFAVISCGLNNRFGHPHEETINTLETAGVTILRTDVQGEIIYTFGKGFEATLK; encoded by the coding sequence ATGCTTGTTTTAGCTATTGTTTGTGCGAATTTTACAAGCTCTATCGTTCCCATATGTATTTGTTTGCTCGGTTTAATCGCTTTTATTAAAAAATCCAAAATTATCCTTCTTTTTGTCCTCATCTATCTTCTAACCTATAGCTTTTTATTTGTAGTAGAAAAATTCAATGCTTCCTCATTTACAGCGACTGAATATAGCGGGAACTGTCAAATTATAGATAATTTAAAAATTGATGGTGATAGTTTTCAAGCTTTTGTACGCTGCGAAAAAGAAAAATTTCAATTGAGTTATAAAATTACAACGGAAGAGGAACAACAAAAACTAAAAAAGCTCCATTACGGACAGTTTATTTCTGTTTATGCGAATGTAGAAACACCTTCCATCCATCGTAATCAAAACCAATTCAATTACCAAACTTATCTAAAGAACCAGAATGTACACTATATACTTCGAGCAAGTAATCTTGCTATTTCAGAACATTTCTCACCATCTTTCCTAATGAGGCTTCAAAATATACGTTTGAAAATAATTACCCATTTAACCGAAAAAATATCTTCAACTATTTCTCCTTATTGTCTCGCATTAATTAGTGGAGAAAAAAACGGTTTTTCCCCCGAAATGTATGAAGTTTATCAACAAATGGGTGTTGTTCATTTGCTAGCTATCTCTGGACTTCACGTGAATTTATTAATAGGGGCAATATATTTTCTCCTACTAAAATTCGGTATTACACGGGAGCGAGCCATCACTTGTCTACTTGTTTTCTTACCATTTTACGTCATCCTTACAGGAGCAAATCCGCCAGTCATACGAGCTGCTACAATGACAGCATTACTATTATTGTCAGAAAAATATACTACTAAATGGAGTTCGTTTTCTGCCATTTGTTTATCCTTTATTCTATTTTTTCTCTTACAACCGTATGTCATGAAAGAAGTAGGTTTTCAACTATCTTATACAGTGTCGTTCGGTATTATTTTATCGTCAAGGCAAATACTTGCCCAACAGCAGAACGCATTTACTAAGTCACTTTCTATTTCTTTCATTTCAACCATTATGTCGTCCGTTGTCATGATGTATCATTTTTATTCATTTTCATGGGTAGGGATATTCTTTAATTTAATTTATGTGCCTATTTTCACGATTATCATTTTGCCAGGTTGCCTAACTGTGTTTGTACTGTCTTTTTTTTCAGCAGAAATATTTCATTTTCCTGAAGTAGTGCTTACATTCTTTATACAATTGGTAGAAAAGTTAACCTACATTTTTGCCAAGATTCCGCATCAGACTATTGTAACAGGAAGGCCAAACATCCTTATACTAATGTTAATCATTATAACTATCATCATCTTCTTCAACCAGTGGCAGAAGAAAAAGTTTCCTTTTGGTATATTAATTTGTTTTTGTTTCTTATGTTATTTTTCTAGTTTTAATTTCAGTGGAAAAGTTAGTTTTATTGATGTGGGGCAAGGGGATAGCATTTTAATCCAACTGCCATACAATCAAGGGAATTATTTGATAGATACTGGGGGCCAACTACCATTTGAAAAAGAAGCATGGGCTAAGAAAAGAAAGCCATTTACAATTGGTGAAAGTACACTTACTCCAGTTTTAAAGTCAAAAGGAATTAATAGCTTAGATAAAGTAATTATTACACATAGTGATGCTGACCACATGGAAGGGCTTGATGATTTACAGAAAAACATTACTATTAACGAACTTATTTATGCTAAAGGAGCAGAAAATAAACCCATCATGAAAGAAGCTCTCGCTGCGATGCCAAAAGTGAAACAAACAATTATTTTGGCCGGGGCCAAGTGGCAAATTGGCGAAAACAGTTTCGAATGCCTATATCCCGATAAAGCAGGAGAAGGAGGAAATGATGACTCTATTGTATTAAAGGCAGTGTTAGATGATAAAGTATGGCTTTTTACTGGTGATTTAGAGGCGAACGGAGAGATGGGCATATCAGAACAACCTATCAAAGCAGATATTTTGAAAGTAGGGCATCATGGTAGCAAGACCTCCAGTTCCAAAGAATTTATTCAAAAAGTGAAGCCGACTTTTGCAGTTATTTCATGCGGGTTAAACAATCGCTTTGGTCATCCACACGAAGAAACTATCAATACGCTAGAAACGGCAGGAGTAACAATTTTACGAACAGATGTACAAGGCGAAATAATTTATACTTTTGGAAAAGGCTTTGAAGCGACTTTGAAATAA
- the aroE gene encoding shikimate dehydrogenase produces the protein MEKYVVIGNPIRHSLSPAMQNRIFQELGMNAEYNSVLIEEDAFETEIKKLMDSGVRGFNITTPFKERILPFLDELEDLAAASGAVNTVLKKEDKWYGFNTDGKGYLEGLEEIRSITKDDSILITGAGGASKAIYLALSTHTDAKITVANRTTEKAIEMTKDNNNHHAITLEEAEKQLADFTIIIQTTSIGLEASKNKSPISLANVKQGTICSDIIYNPAETAFLKEAKKNGAITQNGLPMFVNQGALAFEIWTGIKPERSLMKEAVLEQLGGN, from the coding sequence TTGGAAAAATATGTTGTTATCGGAAATCCAATTCGTCACTCGTTATCACCAGCTATGCAAAATCGGATTTTCCAAGAACTTGGAATGAACGCGGAGTATAACTCTGTTTTAATAGAAGAAGACGCTTTTGAAACAGAAATCAAAAAATTAATGGATTCTGGAGTGCGTGGCTTTAATATTACAACACCATTTAAAGAGCGTATTTTACCATTTTTAGATGAATTAGAGGATCTTGCAGCAGCTTCTGGCGCAGTGAATACTGTGCTAAAAAAAGAGGACAAATGGTACGGATTTAATACAGATGGCAAAGGCTACTTAGAAGGATTAGAAGAAATCCGCTCAATTACAAAAGATGATTCTATTTTAATCACTGGTGCGGGTGGTGCAAGTAAGGCGATTTACCTAGCACTCTCAACTCACACCGATGCTAAAATAACCGTTGCCAATCGTACAACGGAAAAAGCGATAGAAATGACGAAAGATAATAATAACCATCACGCTATCACACTAGAAGAAGCAGAAAAGCAATTGGCTGATTTTACGATTATCATTCAAACAACATCTATTGGTCTAGAAGCTTCCAAAAACAAAAGTCCAATTTCGCTGGCTAATGTAAAACAAGGAACGATTTGTTCTGACATTATTTATAACCCAGCCGAAACAGCTTTTTTAAAAGAAGCAAAGAAAAATGGAGCAATTACCCAAAATGGCTTACCGATGTTTGTTAATCAAGGGGCACTTGCCTTTGAAATATGGACTGGGATAAAACCAGAGCGATCACTGATGAAAGAAGCAGTACTCGAACAATTAGGAGGAAACTAA
- a CDS encoding helix-hairpin-helix domain-containing protein, translating into MVELVKKYKNYILIGIAILCAGLVYIWIPDGKTDTVTANPTATKEEKPGKEEVKLPNYVYIDIKGAIRTPGVYKLPVDARVQDVVKTAGGLTDEADSGKLNLAEKLKDEMSIYVYKKGEEGPTLQGASAEETTSNLEKTNINSANKADLQQVPGIGESKATAIIEYREKEGLFQTIEDLKNVSGIGEKTVEKLKEYLDVN; encoded by the coding sequence ATGGTGGAATTAGTAAAAAAATACAAGAATTATATCTTAATAGGTATTGCTATTCTTTGTGCTGGTTTAGTTTATATTTGGATACCAGATGGTAAAACAGATACAGTTACTGCTAATCCAACAGCAACCAAAGAAGAAAAGCCAGGGAAGGAAGAAGTGAAATTACCGAATTACGTCTATATTGATATTAAAGGAGCCATACGGACACCAGGTGTGTATAAATTGCCCGTAGATGCTAGAGTTCAAGATGTAGTGAAAACCGCTGGAGGGCTTACAGATGAAGCTGATAGCGGTAAATTAAACCTAGCTGAAAAACTAAAAGACGAGATGAGTATTTATGTTTACAAAAAAGGAGAAGAAGGTCCAACATTACAAGGAGCTAGCGCAGAAGAAACAACTAGCAATCTTGAAAAAACTAATATTAATAGCGCAAATAAGGCCGATTTACAACAAGTCCCAGGAATTGGAGAGTCAAAAGCTACAGCGATAATAGAGTACCGAGAAAAAGAAGGTTTGTTTCAAACAATAGAAGATTTAAAAAACGTTTCAGGTATTGGCGAAAAAACAGTAGAGAAATTAAAAGAATATTTGGATGTTAATTAA
- the yqeH gene encoding ribosome biogenesis GTPase YqeH: MTEEVRCIGCGAVIQTEDPDKIGYAPKSSLNNEQVICKRCFRLKHYNEIQDVALTDDDFLRILNQISSKQALIVYVVDIFDFDGSWLPGLPRFAGSNPVLLVGNKEDVLPKSLKRDKLTRWMRTRAKEQGLAATDVVLVSAEKGHGFDTLLEKIDELRNGQDVYVVGCTNVGKSTLINRIIKQASGENNVITTSQFPGTTLDKIEIPLADGNVLVDTPGIINHHQMAHFIDTTTLKAITPKKEVKPAVFQLNEEQTLFLGALARLDYVSGGRKSLVVYVSNNLPIHRTKLEKAEALYEKQAGLVLQPPTEEDMKTLPKLVPYSFTVKEKADIVFSGLGWVTIPEGGAKVTAWVPEGVSATIRTSLV, from the coding sequence TTGACAGAAGAAGTTAGATGTATTGGTTGTGGCGCGGTTATTCAAACAGAAGACCCTGATAAAATCGGCTATGCACCAAAATCATCCCTGAACAATGAGCAAGTTATTTGTAAAAGATGCTTTCGTCTAAAGCATTACAATGAAATTCAAGATGTTGCGCTAACAGATGATGATTTTCTACGCATTTTAAATCAAATTAGTTCGAAACAAGCCTTAATTGTCTATGTAGTAGATATTTTTGATTTTGATGGTAGTTGGTTGCCTGGACTTCCTCGTTTTGCAGGAAGCAATCCGGTATTACTTGTCGGTAACAAAGAAGATGTGTTACCAAAATCATTAAAACGCGATAAGTTGACACGTTGGATGAGAACACGTGCCAAAGAGCAAGGCTTAGCGGCGACAGATGTCGTACTAGTCAGCGCTGAAAAAGGCCACGGTTTTGATACCCTTTTAGAGAAAATTGATGAATTACGCAATGGGCAAGATGTGTATGTTGTCGGTTGTACAAATGTTGGTAAATCAACGCTTATCAATCGGATTATTAAACAAGCATCCGGAGAAAACAATGTGATTACGACATCACAATTTCCGGGAACAACGCTTGATAAAATTGAAATCCCATTAGCAGATGGCAATGTGCTTGTTGACACACCTGGAATTATCAATCACCATCAAATGGCACACTTCATTGATACAACAACATTAAAAGCTATTACACCTAAAAAAGAAGTTAAACCAGCAGTCTTCCAATTAAATGAAGAACAAACCCTATTTTTAGGCGCGCTTGCTCGCTTAGATTACGTATCAGGTGGTCGTAAATCGCTAGTTGTTTATGTATCCAACAATTTACCGATTCACCGGACGAAATTAGAAAAAGCAGAGGCATTATATGAGAAACAGGCTGGACTAGTACTTCAACCGCCAACTGAAGAAGATATGAAAACTCTACCTAAACTCGTGCCATATTCCTTTACTGTAAAAGAAAAAGCAGATATTGTCTTTTCTGGACTTGGCTGGGTGACAATCCCAGAAGGTGGCGCGAAAGTAACTGCCTGGGTTCCAGAAGGCGTGAGCGCAACTATCCGGACATCACTCGTTTAA
- the rsfS gene encoding ribosome silencing factor, which yields MNSYDTLMLTAKAADDKRAEDILALDMKGLSSFADYFVICHGNSDKQVQAIAREIKEKALENQVDVKRLEGFDAAQWILIDLGDVIIHVFHKEERSYYNLEKLWGDAPLVDVSAAFIS from the coding sequence TTGAACAGTTACGATACATTAATGCTGACCGCTAAGGCAGCAGACGATAAAAGAGCAGAGGATATTTTAGCACTAGACATGAAGGGGTTATCAAGCTTTGCGGATTATTTTGTAATCTGTCACGGTAATTCAGACAAACAAGTGCAAGCAATCGCTCGTGAAATTAAAGAAAAAGCTTTAGAAAACCAAGTAGATGTAAAACGTTTAGAAGGTTTTGATGCAGCACAATGGATTTTAATCGACTTAGGTGATGTTATTATCCACGTGTTCCATAAAGAAGAACGTTCTTACTATAACTTAGAAAAACTTTGGGGAGATGCGCCACTCGTGGACGTTTCCGCTGCGTTTATTTCTTAA
- the holA gene encoding DNA polymerase III subunit delta, translating to MLPEWKRIRSKKITPVYLIIGTEDYIINETKQLLIDNILEGEEVEFNYANLDLEEMPIEVVVQEAESMPFFGDKRLVMANNPLFLTTEKSKNKVEHDTAKLEAYLNEPVDYSVLCFVARVEKLDERKKLTKLLKKTATVIEAKRPNENELKKWIEAKLSENNMQMSQEAITRLIELTSGQLTTAMNELQKLMLYCFDTKEITIQDVESLVVRSLEQNIFLLLDKMIAMDISGALRIYYDLLKQKEEPIKILALISSQFRLLNQLKLLEQQGYSQQQAATKLKVHPFRVKLASKQAKNFTELQLNQALKRLAEIDLEMKTGFGDKEQKLEWFLFELQDNRQKRV from the coding sequence ATGCTGCCAGAATGGAAACGGATACGCTCCAAAAAAATAACGCCGGTGTATTTAATCATCGGTACAGAAGATTATATTATTAATGAAACGAAACAACTTTTAATAGATAATATTTTAGAAGGCGAAGAAGTTGAATTTAACTATGCCAATTTAGATTTAGAAGAAATGCCTATAGAAGTGGTCGTTCAAGAAGCGGAAAGTATGCCTTTTTTCGGTGATAAACGTTTAGTAATGGCTAATAATCCACTTTTTTTAACAACGGAAAAAAGTAAAAACAAAGTGGAACATGATACTGCAAAATTAGAGGCTTATCTCAATGAACCAGTTGATTATTCAGTATTATGCTTTGTAGCACGGGTAGAAAAGTTAGATGAGCGTAAAAAGCTTACTAAGTTACTCAAGAAAACAGCTACTGTTATAGAAGCTAAACGACCTAATGAGAATGAGTTAAAAAAATGGATTGAAGCAAAATTAAGCGAGAACAACATGCAAATGTCACAAGAGGCTATTACTCGACTGATAGAATTAACTAGCGGTCAGTTAACTACGGCCATGAATGAACTGCAAAAATTAATGCTCTACTGTTTTGATACAAAAGAAATTACCATTCAGGATGTAGAATCTTTAGTTGTACGTTCACTTGAGCAAAATATCTTCTTATTACTTGATAAGATGATTGCAATGGATATCAGCGGGGCACTTCGGATTTATTATGATTTATTAAAACAAAAGGAAGAGCCTATCAAAATACTGGCATTAATTTCTAGTCAGTTCAGATTGTTGAACCAATTAAAATTATTAGAACAACAAGGATATTCCCAGCAACAAGCCGCAACTAAATTAAAAGTGCATCCATTTCGCGTTAAGTTAGCATCAAAACAAGCGAAGAATTTCACGGAATTACAATTAAATCAAGCTTTAAAACGATTAGCTGAAATAGACTTGGAAATGAAAACTGGCTTTGGCGATAAAGAACAGAAACTCGAATGGTTCTTATTCGAATTACAGGATAATCGGCAGAAGAGAGTATAA
- the yqeK gene encoding bis(5'-nucleosyl)-tetraphosphatase (symmetrical) YqeK: MERNEVLKKVEAAMPNARFKHTLGVEKAAVELAEHYHMDVEKARITALLHDYAKYYDDDKARKIIEDEGYDPRLLSFHHSLWHAPVGAYLAEKEFGITDTEILEAIRLHTTGSATMSDFDKLIYLADYTEQGRTFPGVYKARRLALKSLDEAMLFALSNTITHLVKKQQLVFPDTLDAYNYFVNLNLEGDY; this comes from the coding sequence ATGGAAAGAAATGAAGTGCTAAAAAAAGTAGAAGCAGCTATGCCTAATGCTCGATTTAAACACACTTTAGGCGTAGAAAAAGCAGCAGTAGAACTTGCAGAACATTATCATATGGATGTAGAAAAAGCACGAATAACCGCTTTGTTACATGATTATGCCAAGTACTATGACGATGATAAAGCGAGAAAAATCATCGAGGACGAGGGTTATGATCCGCGTTTGCTTTCTTTTCATCATTCGCTGTGGCACGCTCCAGTTGGCGCATATCTGGCAGAAAAAGAATTTGGTATCACGGATACAGAAATACTAGAAGCGATTCGTCTGCATACGACAGGAAGCGCAACGATGTCTGATTTCGATAAACTTATTTACTTAGCCGACTACACCGAACAAGGAAGAACATTTCCTGGCGTGTATAAGGCGCGTAGACTAGCACTTAAATCACTGGACGAAGCAATGTTATTCGCTTTATCGAATACAATTACGCACTTGGTCAAAAAGCAACAATTGGTTTTTCCAGATACACTGGATGCCTACAATTATTTTGTTAATTTAAATTTGGAAGGAGACTATTAA
- the yhbY gene encoding ribosome assembly RNA-binding protein YhbY yields the protein MLTATQKRFLRKEAHNIQPIFQVGKGSVSPNLIIHVKEALEARELIKISILQNCEEDKQTVAEKISARSGAEIVQVIGRTIILYKTSVNKQQIKLP from the coding sequence ATGTTAACAGCTACACAAAAACGTTTTTTAAGAAAAGAAGCGCATAATATCCAACCAATTTTCCAAGTAGGAAAAGGAAGCGTATCACCAAACTTAATCATCCACGTGAAAGAAGCACTAGAAGCAAGAGAATTAATTAAAATCTCGATTCTGCAAAACTGTGAAGAAGATAAACAAACCGTTGCAGAAAAAATTAGCGCTCGTTCAGGCGCGGAGATCGTTCAAGTAATTGGTAGAACGATTATTCTATACAAAACTTCTGTAAATAAACAACAAATTAAATTGCCATAA